TTGAAGCTCGAGGGCCAGCGATCTTGTGAATCCCTCGATGGCCATTTTGCTGGCGGTGTAAACAGCCACCAGCGGCATCGGCGCCAGCGTCGCACTTGAGGTCACGTTCACCACCACGCCCGACTCGCGCGCGCGGAATTGAGGCAGCACCGCCTGCGTCATCGCCATCACACCGAACGTGTTGGTTTCGAACACATCGCGCACCACGGCCATGGGAGTGGCTTCGAAGGCACCGAACAGGCCGATGCCCGCGTTGTTGACGAGCACGTCGATGGGCCCGCTCTGGTCAAGCACCGCTGCGATGCTTTCAGGCCTGGTCACGTCAAGCGGCAGCACGCGGAGGCGCTCCGATTGAGGCAAGATGCCTTCACGCGGCGTCCGCATGGTGGCGACGACGTTCCAGCCCTGTGCATGGAAATG
The Rhodoplanes sp. Z2-YC6860 genome window above contains:
- a CDS encoding SDR family oxidoreductase, giving the protein MKTALITGCSSGYGLETARHFHAQGWNVVATMRTPREGILPQSERLRVLPLDVTRPESIAAVLDQSGPIDVLVNNAGIGLFGAFEATPMAVVRDVFETNTFGVMAMTQAVLPQFRARESGVVVNVTSSATLAPMPLVAVYTASKMAIEGFTRSLALELQAFNVCVKLVEPGYGPSTRFTQNTGTRMEGTIPEAYTPFAQAVLTAFSQPAMVTTESDVAEAVWSAANDRSGQLRFPAGADAVALAQSA